In Centropristis striata isolate RG_2023a ecotype Rhode Island chromosome 5, C.striata_1.0, whole genome shotgun sequence, a single genomic region encodes these proteins:
- the wfdc2 gene encoding WAP four-disulfide core domain protein 3 isoform X2, which yields MEQHWLTVCALILALGAVVHFDTVFVAAAGGNLTVILPKPGHCPRLLNVIPSHKGCVCDEDCPADHKCCVFDCGAVCVPPAFTKPGVCPRRNWGVGMCAEFCSNDSDCPNDEKCCSNGCGHACIEPYKVKRGRCPLPQGTPMCAEYCYHDGQCPGEQKCCKTTCGHACTEPC from the exons ATGGAGCAACACTGGTTGACAGTTTGTGCACTGATTTTAGCTCTCGGTGCAGTTGTGCATTTTGACACAGTTTTTGTTGCAGCAGCTGGTGGCAACTTAACAG TGATTCTTCCTAAACCAGGCCACTGCCCACGTCTCCTTAATGTTATCCCATCACATaagggctgtgtgtgtgatgaagacTGTCCCGCTGACCACAAATGCTGTGTCTTTGACTGTGGAGCTGTCTGTGTCCCTCCTGCTTTCA CCAAGCCAGGAGTGTGTCCTCGCAGGAACTGGGGTGTAGGAATGTGTGCTGAATTTTGCTCCAATGACAGTGACTGCCCCAATGATGAGAAGTGCTGCAGCAATGGATGTGGACATGCTTGCATTGAACCCTACAAAG TGAAGCGGGGCCGCTGCCCTCTTCCCCAGGGAACCCCCATGTGTGCAGAGTACTGCTATCATGATGGCCAGTGTCCAGGAGAGCAGAAGTGCTGCAAGACAACCTGCGGCCATGCCTGCACTGAGCCCTGCTGA
- the wfdc2 gene encoding WAP four-disulfide core domain protein 3 isoform X1, with the protein MEQHWLTVCALILALGAVVHFDTVFVAAAGGNLTAKPGVCPRRNWGVGMCAEFCSNDSDCPNDEKCCSNGCGHACIEPYKVKRGRCPLPQGTPMCAEYCYHDGQCPGEQKCCKTTCGHACTEPC; encoded by the exons ATGGAGCAACACTGGTTGACAGTTTGTGCACTGATTTTAGCTCTCGGTGCAGTTGTGCATTTTGACACAGTTTTTGTTGCAGCAGCTGGTGGCAACTTAACAG CCAAGCCAGGAGTGTGTCCTCGCAGGAACTGGGGTGTAGGAATGTGTGCTGAATTTTGCTCCAATGACAGTGACTGCCCCAATGATGAGAAGTGCTGCAGCAATGGATGTGGACATGCTTGCATTGAACCCTACAAAG TGAAGCGGGGCCGCTGCCCTCTTCCCCAGGGAACCCCCATGTGTGCAGAGTACTGCTATCATGATGGCCAGTGTCCAGGAGAGCAGAAGTGCTGCAAGACAACCTGCGGCCATGCCTGCACTGAGCCCTGCTGA
- the pigt gene encoding GPI transamidase component PIG-T: protein MAALRCSYSALLLILCSLSVFTVADSQESTLTDHHATSPQTATEKATQTAEQPAVEERRWEATEVEEETPGDATADTQDAPAPETAAPFPVPKPKDDFQEELVIRPLHSGDIYASFQFRTLWETDFMKGNKVSHYRLFPKSLGQVISKFSVRELHISFTQGYWRTMQWGQPFLPAPPGAELWVWFQDSVTDVDGTWKELTNVLSGIFCASLNFIDSTNTVQPSASFKPLGISNVSDHRFLRYATLPREIVCTENLTPWKKLLPCGSKAGLAVLLKSEKLFHSSFHSQAVHIRPVCQDWQCKTTSWELRQTLNVVFDLYTPGQGKREWSLFKMFSRTLTEACPLASSSKIYIDITDNPEGEQFELSPATPLLSQAVVLGDRRTFSVYDLTQPITFGTARSLNLLIRWKSSEGHMLRPLLHGERYVAGYGLQTGEIHTLMYNNHPYRSFPVLLLDSVPWYLRLYIHTLTVTSKGKDNTPSYIHYQPSKDRVRPHLLEMLVQLPPNSVTEVTVQFERALLKWTEYTPDPNHGFYVGSSVISSLVPSIVAMDTNSTVEQPLFSSFFPCKEESSYFVRVYTEPLLVNLPTPDFSMPYNVICLTCTVVAVGYGSLYNLLTRSFQIEEPSPGLAKRIANVIRKMRGVPPL, encoded by the exons ATGGCAGCTCTCAGGTGCAGCTACTCGGCTCTGCTGCTTATTCTTTGTAGTTTGTCAGTGTTTACCGTCGCAGACAGCCAGGAATCGACACTAACTGACCACCATGCCACTAGTCCGCAAACAGCCACAGAAAAAGCGACACAAACGGCCGAGCAGCCCGCGGTGGAGGAGAGGCGATGGGAAGCTACTGAGGTTGAAGAGGAGACTCCGGGTGATGCTACAGCCGACACACAGGACGCTCCTGCCCCTGAAACCGCAGCCCCCTTCCCCGTACCAAAGCCGAAAGATGATTTTCAGGAGGAATTGGTCATCAGGCCGCTGCATTCAGGAGATATTTACGCCAGCTTCCAGTTCCGCACCCTGTGGGAGACTGACTTCATGAAGGGAAACAAAG tgtcccACTACCGGCTCTTTCCCAAGTCTCTGGGCCAGGTCATCTCCAAGTTCTCGGTGCGCGAGCTGCACATCTCCTTCACCCAGGGCTACTGGAGGACCATGCAGTGGGGGCAGCCCTTCCTGCCGGCCCCTCCTGGGGCTGAACTCTGGGTCTGGTTCCAGGACTCTGTGACAGA TGTCGACGGCACGTGGAAGGAACTGACAAATGTTTTGTCGGGGATCTTCTGTGCTTCACTGAACTTCATTGACTCCACCAACACTGTTCAGCCCAGTGCATCCTTCAAACCGCTGGGCATAAGCAACG TGTCGGACCACCGCTTCCTTCGCTATGCCACCCTCCCACGAGAGATTGTTTGCACTGAGAATTTGACACCCTGGAAGAAACTCTTGCCATGTGGatccaag GCTGGTCTTGCTGTCCTGTTGAAGTCGGAGAAACTCTTCCACAGCAGTTTCCATTCCCAGGCAGTGCACATCAGACCCGTGTGTCAGGACTGGCAGTGCAAAACCACATCCTGGGAGCTGAGACAGACGCTAAATGTGGTCTTTGACCTGTACACTCCTGGACAGGGCAAACGAG AGTGGTCGCTGTTTAAAATGTTCTCTCGGACGCTGACCGAAGCTTGTCCACTGGCCTCCTCCAGTAAAATCTACATCGACATCACAGACAACCCTGAG GGGGAGCAGTTTGAATTGAGCCCAGCCACTCCCCTGCTGAGCCAGGCAGTGGTGCTGGGGGACAGGCGGACCTTCTCTGTCTACGATCTGACCCAACCAATCACCTTTGGCACTGCGCGCTCCCTCAACCTGCTTATCCGTTGGAAATCCAGTGAGG gtcaCATGCTGCGTCCGCTGCTCCACGGTGAGCGTTACGTGGCTGGCTATGGGCTGCAGACAGGAGAgattcacacactgatgtacAACAACCACCCCTACAGATCTTTCCCTGTGCTTCTGCTGGACTCTGTGCCTTGGTACCTTCGTCTCTACATCCACACCCTCACTGTGACCAGCAAGGGGAAAGACAACACACCCA GCTACATCCACTACCAGCCGTCTAAAGACCGTGTGAGGCCCCACCTGCTGGAGATGCTGGTGCAGCTTCCTCCCAACTCCGTCACCGAGGTCACGGTGCAGTTTGAGCGGGCTCTGCTCAAGTGGACTGAATACACCCCTGATCCCAACCACGGCTTCTATGTCGG GTCTTCAGTCATCAGCTCTCTTGTACCCAGCATTGTCGCCATGGATACAAACAGCACTGTGGAACAGCCACTTTTCAGTAGCTT TTTTCCCTGTAAAGAGGAGTCCAGCTACTTTGTGCGTGTCTATACAGAGCCTCTGCTGGTCAACTTGCCAACTCCGGACTTCAGCATGCCTTATAATGTCATCTGCCTGACCTGCACTGTGGTAGCCGTGGGCTACGGCTCGCTCTACAACCTACTGACCCGGAGCTTCCAGATAGAAGAGCCCAGCCCGGGACTGGCAAAGCGGATAGCCAACGTCATCCGCAAGATGAGGGGTGTGCCGCCACTCTGA